One genomic region from Haloprofundus salinisoli encodes:
- a CDS encoding O-acetylhomoserine aminocarboxypropyltransferase/cysteine synthase family protein — translation MTRGFRTRSLHAGHAPDPSTGARAPPIYQTTSYVFDDADRAADLYALDAEGDVYSRISNPTVRTLEDRLADLEGGTGAVATASGMAAFDSATSILASAGDNVVASADAYGGTSAYLSKMASRRGIETRTVDTLDYDAYAEAIDENTAYVHVETIANPSLVTPDFECVAEIAHEHGAPLFVDNTFATPALCRPLEHGADLVWESTTKWLHGSGTTVGGILVDGGSFPWADYEDKYPELAGENPAFGVDFSERFGDAAFANAARQRAVRSLGNQQSPFDAWQTLQGLETLPLRMDRHCENARIVAEYLDDHDDVAWVTHPCLDDHPTHDNATKYLADFGGMVTFGLEGGYEASKRFCEETELTSFLANIGDAKTLVIHPASTTHAQLSEEEQRAAGVRPDMLRFSVGIENPEDILADVERGIGRATHATGGT, via the coding sequence ATGACTCGCGGCTTCAGAACCCGGAGCCTCCACGCCGGGCACGCGCCGGACCCCTCGACAGGCGCGCGAGCGCCGCCCATCTACCAGACCACGTCGTACGTCTTCGACGACGCCGACCGCGCGGCCGACCTCTACGCGCTCGACGCCGAGGGGGACGTCTACTCGCGCATCTCCAATCCCACTGTTCGAACGCTCGAAGACCGCCTCGCCGACCTCGAAGGCGGTACTGGCGCAGTCGCCACCGCCTCGGGGATGGCGGCGTTCGACAGCGCGACGAGTATTCTGGCATCTGCGGGCGACAACGTCGTCGCCAGCGCGGACGCCTACGGCGGCACGAGCGCCTACCTCTCGAAGATGGCCAGTCGCCGGGGCATCGAGACGCGAACCGTCGACACGCTCGACTACGACGCCTACGCCGAGGCTATCGACGAAAACACCGCGTACGTCCACGTCGAGACTATCGCCAACCCCTCGCTCGTCACGCCCGACTTCGAATGCGTCGCCGAAATCGCCCACGAGCACGGCGCGCCGCTTTTCGTCGACAACACGTTTGCCACGCCGGCGCTCTGTCGCCCGCTCGAACACGGCGCGGACCTCGTCTGGGAATCGACGACCAAGTGGCTCCACGGTTCTGGAACGACTGTCGGCGGCATCCTCGTCGACGGCGGCTCGTTCCCGTGGGCCGACTACGAGGACAAATACCCGGAACTCGCGGGCGAGAATCCGGCGTTCGGCGTCGACTTCTCGGAGCGCTTCGGCGACGCGGCGTTCGCCAACGCGGCGCGACAGCGCGCCGTCCGCTCGCTCGGCAACCAGCAGTCACCGTTCGACGCCTGGCAGACGTTGCAGGGGCTCGAAACCCTCCCGTTGCGAATGGATCGCCACTGCGAGAACGCTCGTATCGTCGCCGAGTACCTCGACGACCACGACGACGTGGCCTGGGTAACCCATCCCTGTCTGGACGACCACCCGACCCACGACAACGCCACAAAGTACCTCGCGGACTTCGGCGGGATGGTCACCTTCGGGCTGGAAGGCGGCTACGAGGCGAGCAAACGCTTCTGCGAGGAGACCGAGCTCACCTCCTTCCTCGCGAACATCGGCGACGCGAAGACGCTCGTCATCCACCCCGCGAGCACGACACACGCGCAGTTGAGCGAGGAGGAGCAACGCGCGGCGGGCGTCCGACCCGACATGCTCCGCTTCTCCGTCGGCATCGAGAACCCCGAGGACATCCTCGCGGACGTCGAACGCGGCATCGGGCGAGCGACACACGCAACTGGAGGAACATGA
- a CDS encoding ABC transporter ATP-binding protein, whose amino-acid sequence MPAIELSDVTKRYGDVTAVRDLDLTVSEGEVFGFLGPNGAGKSTTINMLLDFVRPTSGTVRVLGHDAQRESVTVRRRTGVLPEGFDVYDRLTGRKHIEFALRSKEVDVSPDEMLARVGLSEAADRKAGGYSKGMRQRLALGMALVGDPDLLILDEPSSGLDPAGAKEMRDIVRGEADRGATVFFSSHVLGQVESVCDRVGIMREGELIAEDSIESLREAAGSDETLVLTVDSATQDDLDAVRALDGVSGATTDGGTVTVSCDSGAKTEVIAALEDQGVTVRDFETQSASLEDLFLSYTEGEEKREVSA is encoded by the coding sequence ATGCCAGCTATCGAACTGTCGGACGTGACCAAGCGGTACGGCGACGTGACGGCCGTCCGCGACCTCGACCTCACGGTCTCTGAGGGCGAGGTGTTCGGCTTCCTCGGCCCGAACGGCGCGGGGAAATCGACGACGATAAACATGCTGTTGGACTTCGTCCGTCCCACCTCGGGGACCGTGCGCGTGTTGGGCCACGACGCCCAGCGCGAGAGCGTCACCGTTCGGCGGCGAACCGGCGTGCTCCCGGAGGGGTTCGACGTGTACGACCGCCTCACCGGGCGCAAACACATCGAGTTCGCGCTCCGCTCGAAGGAAGTCGACGTCTCCCCCGACGAGATGCTCGCCCGCGTCGGCCTCTCCGAGGCCGCCGACCGGAAGGCGGGCGGCTACTCGAAGGGGATGCGTCAGCGCCTCGCGCTCGGGATGGCGCTCGTCGGCGACCCGGACCTGCTCATCCTCGACGAACCCTCCTCCGGGCTGGACCCCGCCGGAGCCAAGGAGATGCGCGACATCGTCCGCGGCGAGGCCGACCGCGGCGCGACGGTGTTCTTCTCCAGTCACGTGCTCGGGCAGGTCGAGTCGGTCTGCGACCGCGTCGGCATCATGCGCGAGGGCGAACTCATCGCCGAGGACAGCATCGAGAGCCTCCGCGAGGCCGCCGGGAGCGACGAGACGCTCGTGCTCACCGTCGACAGCGCGACTCAGGACGACCTCGACGCCGTCCGGGCGCTCGACGGCGTCTCGGGCGCGACGACCGACGGCGGCACCGTCACCGTCTCCTGTGACAGCGGTGCGAAGACAGAAGTCATCGCCGCGCTCGAAGACCAGGGCGTGACCGTTCGGGACTTCGAGACGCAGTCGGCGTCGCTGGAGGACCTCTTTCTCTCCTACACCGAAGGCGAAGAGAAACGGGAGGTGTCGGCATGA
- the ligA gene encoding NAD-dependent DNA ligase LigA, with translation MSDESPNPYLRDPPTAFEAVEDLSEDEAETQTERLREAIREHDHRYYVRNDPLIADRTYDALFARLQELEDEFGLQTGDSPTRRVGGEPMDELQTVEHVAPMLSIDQSGEADDVRAWADRVRSEVGESEFVCEPKFDGLSLEVVYEDGQYERAATRGNGREGDDVTEQVRRIRSVPTRLRGDFPEFLAVRGEVFMPRDAFQEHNKERVERGKDPFANPRNAAAGTLRQLDPSVVAERPLDCFFYDVLDASIDFETNASEYAAFDDYGLKTNGRIDIVDDIEGAIEYRDRTMEARDVLNYEIDGVVIKVNDREKCEQLGATARSIRWAFAYKFPARTEVTTVQNIVVQVGRTGRLTPVALLDPVDVGGVTVSRATLHNADEVAELGVSVGDKVRIKRAGDVIPYVEAVVEDGEDGHFEFPAHCPVCGSAVERDGPIAYCTGGLACDAQLERAIEHYASRDALDIEGLGGERVEQLLDAGLVDSLPGLYDLAREKLAELDGWGETSADNLVSELEAAKSPALPEFLTAIGIPDVGLTTARELAGEFGTLDAVMDADAEALEGVDGVGPTVAGKIREFFESEENRETIAALRERGVEPQEYETDDGDELDGLTFVFTGALSVTRGEAEALVQAHGANATGSVSGNTDYLVVGDSPGQSKLDDADANDVPVLEEAEFAELLGEYGIEYEA, from the coding sequence ATGAGCGACGAGTCGCCGAACCCCTATCTCCGCGACCCGCCGACGGCGTTCGAGGCCGTCGAGGACCTCTCTGAAGACGAGGCCGAGACGCAGACCGAGCGCTTGCGCGAGGCCATCCGCGAGCACGACCACCGCTACTATGTCCGGAACGACCCACTCATCGCCGACCGGACGTACGACGCGTTGTTCGCGCGACTGCAGGAGCTAGAGGACGAGTTCGGCCTGCAGACCGGCGACAGTCCGACGCGACGCGTCGGCGGCGAACCGATGGACGAACTGCAGACCGTCGAACACGTCGCGCCGATGCTCTCCATCGACCAGAGCGGCGAGGCCGACGACGTGCGCGCGTGGGCCGACCGCGTCCGCTCGGAGGTCGGCGAGAGCGAGTTTGTCTGCGAACCGAAGTTCGACGGTCTCTCGCTGGAAGTCGTCTACGAGGATGGACAGTACGAGCGCGCCGCCACGCGAGGTAACGGCCGCGAGGGCGACGACGTGACCGAGCAGGTTCGCCGGATTCGCTCGGTTCCGACGCGCCTCCGCGGCGATTTCCCCGAGTTCCTCGCGGTCCGCGGCGAGGTGTTCATGCCCCGCGACGCGTTCCAAGAGCACAACAAAGAGCGCGTCGAGCGCGGCAAGGACCCCTTTGCCAACCCCCGAAACGCCGCCGCGGGGACGCTCCGCCAACTCGACCCGAGCGTCGTCGCCGAACGACCGCTCGACTGCTTCTTCTACGACGTTTTGGATGCATCAATCGACTTCGAGACGAACGCCAGCGAGTACGCGGCGTTCGACGACTACGGACTGAAGACGAACGGGCGCATCGACATCGTCGACGACATCGAAGGCGCAATAGAGTACCGCGACCGGACGATGGAGGCGCGCGACGTCCTGAACTACGAGATAGACGGCGTCGTCATCAAAGTGAACGACCGCGAGAAGTGCGAGCAGTTGGGCGCGACTGCACGGTCGATCCGCTGGGCGTTCGCCTACAAGTTCCCCGCGCGGACCGAAGTGACGACGGTCCAGAACATCGTCGTCCAGGTCGGCCGGACGGGGCGACTCACGCCCGTCGCCCTCCTAGACCCCGTCGACGTCGGCGGCGTCACCGTCTCGCGGGCGACGCTGCACAACGCCGACGAGGTGGCCGAACTCGGCGTCAGCGTCGGCGACAAGGTCCGAATCAAGCGGGCAGGCGACGTGATTCCCTATGTCGAAGCGGTCGTCGAAGACGGCGAAGACGGCCACTTCGAGTTCCCCGCGCACTGTCCGGTCTGCGGCAGCGCCGTCGAGCGCGACGGACCGATCGCCTACTGCACCGGTGGTCTGGCTTGCGACGCCCAGCTCGAACGCGCCATCGAACACTACGCGAGTCGGGACGCCCTCGACATCGAGGGACTTGGCGGCGAGCGCGTCGAGCAACTACTCGACGCCGGTCTCGTCGACAGCCTCCCCGGCCTCTACGACCTCGCCCGCGAGAAACTCGCCGAACTCGACGGCTGGGGCGAGACGAGCGCCGACAACCTCGTCTCGGAACTCGAAGCCGCGAAGTCGCCCGCGCTGCCGGAGTTCCTGACGGCTATCGGCATCCCGGACGTGGGACTGACGACGGCGCGCGAACTCGCGGGCGAGTTCGGCACCTTAGATGCTGTCATGGACGCCGACGCCGAAGCGCTGGAGGGAGTCGACGGCGTGGGACCGACCGTCGCCGGGAAGATTCGGGAGTTCTTCGAGAGCGAGGAGAACCGCGAGACGATCGCCGCGTTGCGCGAACGCGGGGTCGAACCCCAGGAGTACGAAACGGACGACGGCGACGAACTCGACGGCCTAACGTTCGTCTTCACGGGCGCGCTGTCGGTGACGCGCGGCGAGGCCGAGGCGCTCGTACAGGCGCACGGCGCGAACGCGACGGGCAGCGTCTCGGGCAACACCGACTATCTCGTCGTCGGCGACAGCCCCGGACAGTCCAAGCTCGACGACGCGGACGCGAACGACGTACCGGTGCTGGAGGAAGCCGAATTCGCCGAGTTGCTGGGGGAGTACGGAATCGAGTACGAGGCGTAG
- a CDS encoding pyridoxal-phosphate-dependent aminotransferase family protein, whose translation MDEDFLLLNPGPVPVTDEVLQSMAEPMVSHRSAEFEAVYERAQDGLDYVFTQSTLSGESTADDGTSLILNGTATMGMEAAVANLVGDGGEVVSLVNGKFGRRFARIADRYASVTRVEADWGDSISVEAVEEAVTDDTDVVTMVHNETSTGLLNPAKEVGEIAAEHDALFVMDGVTSIGGDEIRLDEWNVDIAITDAQKALAAPPGVSAMYVRDRAVEAFDGECAPFYEDLDWHLRKAESHQTPFTSAVPLFRALAVAVEEIEAEGVSERIARHRRQSAAFREGFRAMGLESFPSADGPTQFSNTLTAISLPEEIRGDDSNAFFDAVKDRNVSISGGQAHLGGEIFRVSNMGHLTSEQILRGIRTVGEAMEEVGVDVDIEAGVETAEEQLEAPKASPSDD comes from the coding sequence ATGGACGAGGACTTCCTGCTTCTCAATCCGGGGCCGGTCCCGGTCACTGACGAGGTGTTACAGTCGATGGCCGAACCGATGGTCTCACACCGCTCCGCCGAGTTCGAGGCGGTTTACGAGCGCGCGCAGGACGGACTCGACTACGTGTTCACGCAGTCGACGCTCTCGGGCGAGTCGACGGCCGACGACGGCACGTCGCTGATTCTCAACGGCACCGCGACGATGGGGATGGAAGCGGCCGTCGCCAATCTCGTCGGCGACGGCGGCGAGGTCGTCTCGCTCGTCAACGGGAAGTTCGGCCGCCGCTTCGCCCGCATCGCCGACCGCTACGCGTCGGTGACACGCGTCGAGGCCGACTGGGGCGACTCCATCTCCGTCGAGGCGGTGGAGGAGGCCGTCACCGACGACACCGACGTGGTGACCATGGTCCACAACGAGACGAGTACGGGCCTGCTCAACCCCGCGAAGGAAGTCGGCGAAATCGCGGCAGAACACGACGCGCTGTTCGTGATGGACGGTGTCACGAGTATCGGCGGCGACGAGATTCGACTCGACGAGTGGAACGTCGATATCGCCATCACCGACGCCCAGAAGGCGCTGGCCGCGCCGCCGGGCGTCAGCGCGATGTACGTCCGCGACCGCGCCGTCGAGGCGTTCGACGGCGAGTGCGCGCCGTTCTATGAGGACCTCGACTGGCACCTCCGCAAGGCCGAGAGCCACCAGACACCGTTCACGAGCGCCGTTCCGCTGTTCCGCGCGCTCGCCGTCGCCGTCGAGGAGATCGAGGCGGAAGGAGTGTCCGAGCGTATCGCCCGCCACCGCCGTCAGTCCGCGGCGTTTCGCGAGGGCTTCCGCGCGATGGGACTGGAGTCGTTCCCGAGCGCCGACGGCCCGACGCAGTTCTCGAACACGCTCACCGCCATCTCGCTGCCCGAAGAAATTCGCGGCGACGATTCGAACGCCTTCTTCGACGCCGTCAAGGACCGCAACGTCAGCATCTCCGGCGGCCAGGCGCACCTCGGCGGCGAAATCTTCCGCGTGAGTAACATGGGACACCTGACGAGCGAGCAGATTCTCCGCGGGATTCGGACCGTGGGCGAGGCGATGGAGGAAGTCGGCGTCGACGTGGATATCGAGGCCGGCGTCGAGACGGCCGAGGAGCAGTTGGAAGCGCCGAAAGCGTCGCCGTCGGACGACTGA
- the metX gene encoding homoserine O-acetyltransferase MetX: MTQVDRGTLSLGAFEFECGESIDDLEIAYEAYGEFTGDNAVLVCHALTGSQHVADVDRSAWSRDDAGVDETDEEGAEDDTAAQTAGQARAWWNDVVGSGKAIDTADYYVVCANVPGSCYGSSGPASESPDGGPWGTEFPPVTVGDWTRAQRRLLDALGVGRLHAVVGGSVGGMNALDWARRYPDDASRLVVVAAAARLDPQCLALDAVARRAITTDPNWNGGDYYGGPEPENGLALARQLGHVMYLSKSSMAQKFGRRSAGRDAHREAFPSDPAASFFPYRDVESYLDYNAANFVDRFDANAYLYLTRAMDDFDLREGYESDADALAAFAGEALLLSFTADWHFTTEQSESLAEAFRSSEVPVAHHVVDSDHGHDAFLVEPENVGPPVADFLEDGVGGRAITDTAPAESDGGTDTEFAPVHSSLFSR; encoded by the coding sequence ATGACTCAAGTCGACCGCGGCACTCTCTCGCTGGGCGCGTTCGAGTTCGAGTGCGGCGAGTCCATCGACGACCTCGAAATCGCCTACGAGGCCTACGGCGAGTTCACCGGCGACAACGCGGTCCTGGTCTGTCACGCGCTCACCGGAAGCCAGCACGTCGCCGACGTGGACCGGTCGGCGTGGTCGCGCGACGACGCGGGCGTCGACGAGACGGACGAAGAGGGAGCCGAAGACGACACCGCCGCACAGACCGCCGGACAGGCGCGGGCGTGGTGGAACGACGTCGTCGGCTCCGGCAAGGCCATCGACACCGCCGACTACTACGTCGTCTGTGCGAACGTCCCCGGGTCGTGTTACGGCAGTTCCGGCCCCGCGAGCGAGAGCCCCGACGGCGGACCGTGGGGTACGGAGTTCCCGCCAGTCACCGTCGGCGACTGGACGCGCGCCCAGCGCCGCCTCTTGGACGCCCTCGGCGTCGGCCGCCTCCACGCCGTCGTCGGCGGGAGCGTCGGCGGGATGAACGCGCTCGACTGGGCGCGGCGCTACCCCGACGACGCGTCCCGTCTCGTCGTCGTCGCCGCCGCCGCCCGCCTCGACCCGCAGTGTCTCGCGCTCGACGCCGTCGCCCGCCGCGCCATCACGACCGACCCCAACTGGAACGGCGGCGACTACTACGGCGGCCCGGAACCCGAGAACGGCCTGGCGCTCGCGCGGCAGTTGGGCCACGTGATGTACCTCTCGAAGTCGTCGATGGCCCAGAAGTTCGGACGGCGCTCGGCGGGCCGCGACGCCCACCGCGAGGCGTTCCCCTCGGACCCGGCGGCGTCGTTCTTCCCGTACCGCGACGTGGAGTCGTATCTCGACTACAACGCCGCCAACTTCGTCGACCGCTTCGACGCGAACGCCTATCTCTACCTGACGCGGGCGATGGACGACTTCGACCTCCGGGAGGGGTACGAGTCCGACGCGGACGCGCTGGCGGCGTTCGCGGGCGAAGCCTTGCTGCTCTCCTTTACCGCTGACTGGCATTTCACGACCGAGCAGTCCGAGTCGCTCGCGGAGGCGTTTCGGAGTTCGGAGGTGCCCGTCGCCCACCACGTCGTCGACTCCGACCACGGCCACGACGCCTTCCTCGTCGAACCGGAGAACGTCGGTCCGCCGGTGGCGGATTTCCTCGAAGACGGCGTCGGCGGCCGCGCCATCACCGATACCGCACCCGCCGAGAGCGACGGCGGCACCGACACCGAGTTCGCGCCGGTTCACTCCAGTCTGTTCTCGCGGTGA
- a CDS encoding ABC transporter permease: MSWQAIAQKDFEDAVRSRWVLGLTAFFVLLIAAAAYFVRPSPGQTFSSNQLLGLVSGTLVTTLIPLIALVMAYSAVVGERDSGSLKLLLSLPHSRADVVFGKVAGRSLALAVPIVVGFIVPALLLTLGPLQFDALSYIGYTLLTVFLGVVFVAIAVGFSAAMSSQRIAVGGAFALYCLFVPLWGAVRFPLQLYLGMGGGPSWLPVAGQDLFTAFQLLNPNAAFKIISNAFLNDQLFAGQNAQLQLAAAGMLLVWLAVPPLLGFLRFESADL, from the coding sequence ATGAGTTGGCAAGCCATCGCGCAGAAGGATTTCGAGGACGCCGTCCGCTCGCGGTGGGTGCTCGGCCTCACCGCGTTCTTCGTGCTTCTCATCGCCGCCGCGGCCTACTTCGTCCGACCCTCGCCCGGGCAGACGTTCAGCTCGAACCAACTGCTCGGTCTCGTCAGCGGGACGCTCGTGACGACGCTCATCCCGCTCATCGCGCTGGTGATGGCGTACAGCGCCGTCGTCGGCGAACGCGACTCCGGGTCGCTGAAACTGTTGCTCTCGCTGCCGCACTCGCGCGCCGACGTGGTGTTCGGGAAAGTCGCCGGTCGGTCGCTGGCGTTAGCGGTGCCAATCGTCGTCGGCTTCATCGTCCCGGCGCTTTTGTTGACGCTCGGCCCGCTGCAGTTCGACGCGCTCTCGTACATCGGGTACACTCTCCTCACCGTCTTCCTCGGCGTCGTCTTCGTCGCCATCGCCGTCGGTTTCTCCGCGGCGATGTCCTCGCAGCGAATCGCCGTTGGCGGTGCCTTCGCGCTGTACTGCCTCTTCGTCCCGCTGTGGGGGGCGGTTCGCTTCCCGCTGCAACTGTATCTGGGAATGGGCGGCGGTCCCTCCTGGTTACCTGTCGCCGGACAGGACCTCTTCACCGCGTTCCAGCTGCTGAACCCGAACGCGGCGTTCAAAATCATCTCCAACGCGTTCCTCAACGACCAGCTGTTCGCCGGCCAGAACGCGCAGCTCCAACTCGCCGCCGCCGGGATGCTCTTGGTGTGGCTGGCGGTGCCGCCGCTGCTCGGCTTCCTTCGGTTCGAGTCCGCGGACCTCTGA